The Coffea eugenioides isolate CCC68of chromosome 8, Ceug_1.0, whole genome shotgun sequence genome has a segment encoding these proteins:
- the LOC113780394 gene encoding zinc finger BED domain-containing protein RICESLEEPER 2-like: MAMGEQNRMKQQVLSFTEGPSDGITSITNFSYDHAKVRELASHMVLAHEYTFSMMDHVVFNKFMKAVSPFYKKITRQTVKEDCISTYQLEKRKLKSVLKSASRGIENKISSITVDNASYNDACVRRLREDFSLRKRLSIAGKIFHVRCYAHILNLLVQDGLNQLGDVIDTVREGIKYLNNSEGRLNQFAKIAKQLQLPSRKLILDCPTRWNSTYLMLASALDFKDVFPRYEDIDPGFHYVPSDYEWLQVEEVCRFLGIFHEITDMISGSDYPTSNIFLVELYRIKELLNEKALDISDQIRAMSLSMSVKFDKYWGETNVLLSLGAIVDPRYKIVLIYHAFPIIYGEEEAAVKIDEIKQLLYELYNEYVDTHFSSLAGEPPRQSVKRKHKEVSSSSAQSQRNVKKLGLPILTGKEKFQMHVSEIDKAPPEKSDLDIYLEESRYACDASANLDVLGWWKGERWRFPILSRMASDLLSIPVTTVASESTFSAGGRVIDDRRASMSVETVQMLLCGSDWIRNLHGIKTKSRDQSDVAESSTYHEVELPQN, translated from the exons ATGGCAATGGGAGAGCAAAATAGGATGAAACAGCAAGTGTTGTCTTTTACCGAAGGGCCATCCGATGGAATTACTTCGATCACAAATTTTTCATATGACCATGCCAAGGTACGGGAGCTTGCTTCTCATATGGTGCTTGCACATGAATACACATTTTCTATGATGGATCATGTTGTATTCAATAAATTTATGAAAGCTGTGTCCCCATTTTATAAAAAGATTACCCGGCAAACTGTCAAAGAGGATTGCATTTCTACTTATCAACTTGAAAAAAGAAAGCTGAAATCTGTATTAAAGAGTGCTAGTCGA GGGATCGAgaataaaatttccagcatCACGGTAGACAATGCTTCTTATAATGATGCTTGTGTTAGGAGACTTAGGGAGGATTTTTCTCTAAGAAAGAGGTTaagtattgctggaaaaatTTTTCATGTGAGGTGTTATGCACATATACTTAATCTTTTAGTGCAAGATGGCCTCAATCAACTAGGTGATGTGATTGATACTGTTAGAGAGGGGATCAAGTACTTGAACAACTCTGAGGGTCGCCTAAATCAATTTGCCAAAATTGCGAAACAGCTACAGTTGCCCTCTAGGAAATTGATTCTAGATTGTCCAACTAGATGGAATAGCACATATCTCATGTTGGCTTCGGCTTTAGACTTCAAGGACGTTTTCCCAAGATATGAGGACATTGACCCGGGGTTTCACTATGTTCCAAGTGATTACGAGTGGTTGCAAGTAGAAGAAGTGTGTcgatttttgggtatttttcaTGAGATCACTGACATGATTTCTGGATCCGACTATCCAACTTCTAACATCTTTCTTGTGGAGCTTTATAGGATTAAAGAGCTTTTAAATGAAAAAGCTCTTGATATTTCTGATCAAATTAGGGCCATGTCTTTGAGCATGTCAGTAAAATTTGACAAATATTGGGGAGAAACCAATGTGTTGCTTTCGTTAGGTGCTATTGTTGATCCAAGGTACAAAATAGTACTCATTTATCATGCTTTTCCGATTATTTATGGTGAGGAAGAAGCTGCTgtgaaaattgatgaaattaaacAGCTTCTTTATGAGCTTTACAATGAATATGTTGATACTCACTTCTCCTCCCTTGCCGGGGAACCACCGAGGCAGTCGGTAAAGCGTAAACATAAGGAAGTGAGTAGTTCTTCGGCTCAATCTCAGAGGAATGTTAAGAAACTTGGACTTCCAATTCTTACTGGCAAGGAAAAATTTCAAATGCATGTTAGTGAAATTGACAAGGCGCCACCTGAAAAATCAGATTTAGATATTTATTTAGAAGAAAGTAGGTATGCTTGTGACGCATCTGCTAATCTGGATGTCTTGGGGTGGTGGAAAGGAGAAAGATGGAGGTTTCCAATATTGTCAAGGATGGCCAGTGACTTACTTTCTATTCCAGTTACAACTGTGGCTTCTGAATCTACCTTCAGTGCTGGGGGAAGAGTAATTGATGATCGGCGAGCTTCTATGTCTGTTGAGACAGTGCAAATGCTACTTTGCGGTAGTGATTGGATTCGCAATCTTCATGGAATAAAAACCAAGTCTCGT gATCAATCTGATGTTGCCGAGTCATCTACGTATCATGAAGTTGAGCTTCCTCAAAATTGA